Below is a window of Rhizobium jaguaris DNA.
TCGACTATACGCTTGCGCATTGGATCACATTTCTTTCGGCCGCAACGCTGCTCAATCTGTCGCCGGGGCCGGACATCGCCTTCATTCTCGGCCATACGTTCAGAAGCGGCAGGCGCTCCGGCTTTGCCGCGCTGTTTGGCATATGGAGCGGTGCCTGCCTTCATGTGTTGATGGCCGCAGCCGGGCTGTCGGCGATATTGGCGGCCTCGGCCATCGCGTTTTCGGCAGTAAAATGGGCAGGTGCCGCCTATCTCATCTGGCTTGGAATACAGGCACTGCGCTCGAAGGGCGAGGGCGCCTGGATCAAGGAGGCGGGGAAGGTATTGCCGTGGAGCCGTATCTATCGGCAAGGTATCCTGGTTTCGCTGCTCAACCCGAAAGTAGCCGTCTTCTTTCTCGCTTTCCTGCCGCAGTTCGTTGTTGAAGGCGCAGGCCCGGTCTGGGCGCAGCTCTTGCTCCACGGCAGCCTCATCATCGTGGTGGCCGCCTTCATCGAACCGCCGCTCATTCTTCTCGGAGGTCGCCTTGCCGAGGCATTGCGGCGCAACCGAACCGCGGGTCTGTGGCTGGATCGGGGGCTTGGAACATTATTCGTAGCGCTGGGTGTCCGCT
It encodes the following:
- a CDS encoding LysE family translocator; its protein translation is MFDYTLAHWITFLSAATLLNLSPGPDIAFILGHTFRSGRRSGFAALFGIWSGACLHVLMAAAGLSAILAASAIAFSAVKWAGAAYLIWLGIQALRSKGEGAWIKEAGKVLPWSRIYRQGILVSLLNPKVAVFFLAFLPQFVVEGAGPVWAQLLLHGSLIIVVAAFIEPPLILLGGRLAEALRRNRTAGLWLDRGLGTLFVALGVRLAISAR